GCCCAAGAGGAGGACGTCGCGACAACGACTACGACGACAAAGAGACCGACGCCCACAAAGACCCGCGAGAAAGGTCTCGCCAAACACATCTGCAAGGGCACGCAGAAGTTCACCAACACCATCGACCTGCTACTAACGTTCGGCAAGAAAGTTCTGGAAGACCCGAGACCACTCAAGATTGGAGAGCGACTAGGGTCTGAACGTGACCCTCAACGGACTCGACACCCTGCAGCTCCGCGGAACACCTCAGACGTTCTGTAACGAGAGCGTCGCCGAGGCGGTGATACCGCTCAGGCTTGTCGCCTTCGGTGGTGCTGCACCGCAGGCGATCCATCCTGTTCGGAGAATCGAACAGCGACAAGAACGTCTCGTACACCCTCGTTGGACTCGAGATGGACGTCGGCGTGCGAGTAAACAGGAACGACCCCGACCGACACGTGGAGATTACGTCACTCGACATCGTGTACGTGGACGTGATCGAGATCGAGGTGAAGACGTTCGCGCCCATCTCGGGAAGGCCGGTCACCTTGTTCCTGGAGCGGCCGCCCACGGCCGCTAAGCTGGCCATGCTGAGGCCCATCATTCAGTCTGGGTTGCAGAGGATGATCGACAGCGGAGGCTTTAAGTTATCGTCGTAATAaaatgttgttttgtttgttgcGTTATCGATGTAGGTAGTTTCGTTGAAGCTCGTGGAAAAAACAACGGAAACGTACTTACTCGATTTGCGCATGTCACATTCGATCCCGACgtctagaccaggggtctcaaacacgcggcccgcggacagCGTGCGGCCCGGCCCGCCcacgactgtcttcgtcccacaggatgtgtgtatatatataatatatatatatatatatatatataatagaaggaaagaagatgattcttaagggctcgttttctttgttagacacaatattaatgataaactaacagacaataacgccaataatatatatatatatatataatatatatatatatatatatatatatatatatatatatatatatatatatatatatatattaatatatatatatatatatatatattcttaatatgtatgttcatgagctacacagacatgactggtctcaagcgtttttttttttcgtgaggcaccccatgcggtcaccatggcTTGAAGCAATACCGTGGCACAAAAATTCTATATTTCAGTATCGGCGTCTAGATtatagtcattctggagatcggtGTCGACAAGTTTCTGGAATACTCAAGCCAAATCCCTTTAAGAAATGATCCATACACATGAGATATGAGAagggccttctttcaaatggtaacgttagctgacatcttgttCAAGCATGTTCAAACTGTTCAAACAATTGTTGTTCAAATGTTATTGGAACGATCGGCTACACGAATAAACCGGTGAACAGGGAGAAAAACATAGGAATGGGAATTGATTTTGTGACGAGGTTTATCCTCATGCATTGACGAAAAATGACCGCACGGTAAAGAACTGCAAGGTCCGCGAATAGCacaggttggttggttgttcctagaggaatggcacaacccaccacgggggatcggccacgactcgtgcggcagtagaatttgtgaatgaaaaaaaaaggggggggggggtcattctaaagagataatttgataatttgtaggtaagcgaaaatattattCGTGTTTACCGTTTCCGAATTggatgctaaagagatagaagaaaaaaataataatcacagggagagaaagagtgagttaaataaaagaattaaataaataattaacgataaatgaaataaatcaaATAAGTATGTACTAGAAACATTAGCATGGCAGTCGTTTTGATTCTTTTATATAGTTAACTGCCGCagcacatatgtccctgttgcagtgacccagtgccgacgcccccagggagagtaatgccgttacggaaagctcaagcccaagttttcggaaaggaggctcgagaaatctttgccttagatgttgatatctgcgacattctgtgaaaaaatgttctatggtttctgcttgcgaacaataacaacattgaggggaaggaacaaagccaggcctgtgtaaataaaaatttgaagagggaattctgcatcgtAATTTAGTTAATGTACAGCTCCCGCGCCATCGCAGCACGCCGGCCTTCTTCCTCCTCCACGGGCACCTACACATTGTAAAATCTCCCTCATTACAatttggtctttttttttcagagttatCAAGTGGTCAttagagatatatatatatatatatatatatatatatatatatatatatatatatatatataatatatatatatatatatatataagagaaagagagaaggataaaagaaagacagggaggttaaccaaggctgatcccggttggctaccctgcactggggaaagagagaaaagaaagcttattaacgtgatagcgttaaagagctcgtttcgcagaaattgcggtgtcggtgtcgttggttgtgagcgagaaatcagcgttgttcgtgagcgaaaatcCGAAATAGATTATATTAAAA
Above is a window of Rhipicephalus sanguineus isolate Rsan-2018 chromosome 3, BIME_Rsan_1.4, whole genome shotgun sequence DNA encoding:
- the LOC119387939 gene encoding uncharacterized protein LOC119387939; the encoded protein is MNSGFARSGTMTCNGSFQRQRGDNSTASYSITERPPPIRSRSGTAAARGLPRVLTLTVLLTLLHFVLLLAHQAAAQEEDVATTTTTTKRPTPTKTREKGLAKHICKGTQKFTNTIDLLLTFGKKVLEDPRPLKIGERLGSERDPQRTRHPAAPRNTSDVL